A single region of the Nocardioides aquaticus genome encodes:
- a CDS encoding glutamate ABC transporter substrate-binding protein, producing MRIHRLKLAAVAVGLSTALAACGDAGGDTAGGDTPDVEVQEDAASQFEEGTRMAELAEAGEITIGVKYDQPGLGFKDASSDVPTGFDVEVAKLLAADLGIDPESDSVTWEETISDNREPYLQEGRVDLVLASYSITDERRQVVGQTGPYFLTGQQVLVPADSDVESIEDLRGEDVCSVTGSTSLTNVEDAGANGVPAETYSQCAEDVVNGTVPAMSTDGSILLGLAAQYDGELKVVGDEFSEERIGVGYPQEYPEMCEWINETLTEAYDSGAWGEAFEATLGGDGVETPEPPALDECQA from the coding sequence ATGCGCATCCACCGACTCAAGCTCGCGGCCGTGGCCGTCGGCCTCTCGACCGCCCTGGCCGCCTGCGGTGACGCCGGCGGGGACACCGCCGGCGGGGACACCCCCGACGTGGAGGTCCAGGAGGACGCCGCCTCGCAGTTCGAGGAGGGCACCCGGATGGCCGAGCTCGCCGAGGCCGGTGAGATCACCATCGGCGTGAAGTACGACCAGCCCGGGCTGGGCTTCAAGGACGCCTCCTCCGACGTCCCGACCGGCTTCGACGTCGAGGTCGCCAAGCTGCTCGCCGCCGACCTCGGCATCGACCCCGAGTCGGACTCGGTGACCTGGGAGGAGACCATCTCCGACAACCGCGAGCCCTACCTCCAGGAGGGCCGCGTCGACCTGGTGCTCGCCTCCTACTCGATCACCGACGAGCGTCGCCAGGTCGTCGGCCAGACCGGCCCCTACTTCCTCACCGGTCAGCAGGTGCTGGTCCCCGCGGACAGCGACGTGGAGAGCATCGAGGACCTGAGGGGCGAGGACGTCTGCTCGGTCACGGGCTCGACCTCGCTGACCAACGTCGAGGACGCGGGCGCCAACGGCGTGCCGGCCGAGACCTACAGCCAGTGCGCGGAGGACGTCGTCAACGGCACCGTGCCGGCGATGTCCACCGACGGCTCGATCCTGCTCGGCCTGGCCGCGCAGTACGACGGCGAGCTCAAGGTCGTCGGGGACGAGTTCTCGGAGGAGCGGATCGGTGTCGGGTACCCGCAGGAGTACCCCGAGATGTGCGAGTGGATCAACGAGACGCTGACCGAGGCCTACGACAGCGGGGCCTGGGGCGAGGCCTTCGAGGCCACCCTGGGTGGCGACGGCGTCGAGACGCCCGAGCCGCCGGCCCTCGACGAGTGCCAGGCCTGA
- a CDS encoding amino acid ABC transporter permease, with amino-acid sequence MAVNAVLENSDLVLVAFGYTLLLFVLAGIGSLLLGSLLAALRVGPVSIMRRSVSVYVTLIRNTPLLVILIFFRIAGPKVGLRFDFVDVTIGEINLNAVFTACLVGLTVYTSAFVCEALRSGINAVPVGQAEAARAIGLTFGGAMGQVILPQAFRASLPPLTSVQIALLKNTTVAGAVGVFEAFARMRSLTNDYTTQTYGIFLAFAVIFVVLVEIVSFLSLRLERRWKVAR; translated from the coding sequence ATGGCCGTGAACGCCGTCCTCGAGAACTCCGACCTGGTGCTGGTCGCGTTCGGCTACACCCTGCTGCTGTTCGTGCTGGCCGGGATCGGGTCGCTCCTGCTCGGCAGCCTCCTCGCCGCACTGCGGGTCGGCCCGGTGTCGATCATGCGGCGGTCGGTCTCGGTGTACGTCACCCTGATCCGCAACACGCCGCTGCTCGTGATCCTGATCTTCTTCCGCATCGCCGGACCCAAGGTCGGGCTGCGCTTCGACTTCGTCGACGTCACCATCGGCGAGATCAACCTCAACGCCGTCTTCACCGCGTGCCTGGTCGGCCTGACGGTCTACACCTCGGCCTTCGTCTGCGAGGCCCTGCGCTCCGGCATCAACGCCGTGCCCGTGGGCCAGGCCGAGGCCGCCCGCGCGATCGGCCTCACGTTCGGCGGCGCGATGGGCCAGGTGATCCTGCCCCAGGCCTTCCGCGCCTCGCTCCCGCCGCTGACCAGCGTGCAGATCGCGCTGCTGAAGAACACCACGGTCGCCGGCGCGGTGGGGGTCTTCGAGGCCTTCGCCCGGATGCGCAGCCTGACCAACGACTACACCACGCAGACCTACGGGATCTTCCTGGCGTTCGCGGTCATCTTCGTGGTCCTCGTTGAGATCGTCTCGTTCCTCTCGCTCCGGCTCGAACGCCGTTGGAAGGTGGCTCGATGA
- a CDS encoding amino acid ABC transporter permease, whose translation MSSQSVLFDAPGPRTVARHRVYSVVTVVALVALLGLVVWRLAVTGQLEYRLWEPFVTPRYIEALLVDGVLTTLSMAGAAVLGAVVFGLVFGLGKISHRRWISGPSFVVVEFFRAVPVLLLMIAVFFSWGITRGDSGAYWSVVVALTAYNGAVLAEVFRAGIAAVPKGQGEAAFAVGMSRTQVTWIILLPQAVKIMLPALISQCVVAVKDTSLGYAVAAPGLTTIGRGIYQGFQNQVPTVIVLAGLYILINLALTVLATWVQRKFVGENNPIALQTVDSGRAV comes from the coding sequence ATGAGCTCCCAGTCCGTCCTCTTCGACGCTCCCGGGCCCCGGACGGTCGCCCGGCACCGCGTCTACTCCGTGGTCACCGTGGTCGCGCTCGTCGCGCTCCTCGGCCTGGTCGTCTGGCGACTGGCGGTCACCGGGCAGCTGGAGTACCGGCTCTGGGAGCCGTTCGTCACGCCGCGCTACATCGAGGCGCTGCTCGTCGACGGCGTCCTGACCACGCTCTCGATGGCCGGCGCGGCCGTGCTGGGCGCGGTGGTCTTCGGCCTGGTGTTCGGTCTCGGCAAGATCTCCCACCGCCGCTGGATCAGCGGCCCGAGCTTCGTCGTCGTCGAGTTCTTCCGAGCCGTGCCCGTCCTGCTGCTGATGATCGCGGTCTTCTTCAGCTGGGGCATCACGCGCGGTGACTCCGGGGCGTACTGGTCGGTCGTCGTCGCGCTCACCGCCTACAACGGCGCCGTCCTGGCCGAGGTCTTCCGCGCCGGCATCGCCGCGGTGCCGAAGGGACAGGGCGAGGCCGCCTTCGCGGTCGGCATGAGCCGGACCCAGGTCACCTGGATCATCCTGCTGCCGCAGGCGGTGAAGATCATGCTCCCCGCGCTGATCAGCCAGTGCGTGGTCGCTGTCAAGGACACCAGCCTCGGGTACGCCGTGGCCGCCCCCGGCCTGACCACGATCGGCCGCGGGATCTACCAGGGGTTCCAGAACCAGGTGCCGACCGTCATCGTCCTCGCGGGGCTCTACATCCTGATCAACCTGGCGCTGACCGTCCTGGCCACCTGGGTCCAGCGGAAGTTCGTCGGGGAGAACAACCCGATCGCGCTGCAGACCGTCGACAGCGGCCGGGCCGTCTGA
- a CDS encoding hotdog fold domain-containing protein produces the protein MSQVLTLWQRATSLPVVGASLGRRAFSFGFAQKAPYFRTVRPRFTVLRPDHAELVVPKRRAVQNHLGTVHAIALCNGLEAAMGALAEVSIPADKRWIPKGMDVAYTAKATSDITCVAETDRAQWTGDDPDVPVRVRGVRDDGTVVVEGVIRLWVTPRR, from the coding sequence ATGAGCCAGGTCCTCACCCTGTGGCAGCGCGCCACCAGCCTCCCGGTCGTCGGCGCGAGCCTCGGCCGCCGCGCGTTCTCCTTCGGCTTCGCGCAGAAGGCGCCGTACTTCCGCACCGTCCGCCCCCGCTTCACCGTGCTGCGCCCCGATCACGCCGAGCTGGTCGTGCCCAAGCGCCGCGCGGTGCAGAACCACCTCGGCACCGTGCACGCGATCGCGCTGTGCAACGGCCTCGAGGCGGCGATGGGCGCGCTCGCCGAGGTGTCGATCCCGGCCGACAAGCGCTGGATCCCGAAGGGGATGGACGTGGCCTACACCGCCAAGGCCACCAGCGACATCACGTGCGTCGCCGAGACCGACCGGGCGCAGTGGACCGGCGACGACCCCGACGTGCCCGTACGGGTCCGCGGGGTGCGTGACGACGGGACGGTCGTGGTCGAGGGCGTCATCCGGTTGTGGGTGACGCCGCGACGCTGA
- a CDS encoding metal-sensitive transcriptional regulator → MSLDPVPDDPGPGDPGGSDPLRTPTPLELRPVVNRIKRAQGQLAGVLRMVEDGRDLESVVQQLKAVGGALDRAGFALVALDLRRSLAEGDEMDDERLAEIEKLVLSLA, encoded by the coding sequence ATGTCGCTCGACCCCGTCCCCGACGACCCGGGGCCCGGTGACCCGGGAGGCAGCGACCCGCTGCGCACTCCGACGCCGCTCGAGCTGCGCCCGGTCGTGAACCGGATCAAGCGCGCCCAGGGCCAGCTCGCCGGCGTCCTGCGGATGGTCGAGGACGGCCGGGACCTCGAGTCCGTGGTCCAGCAGCTCAAGGCCGTCGGTGGCGCGCTCGACCGGGCCGGGTTCGCGCTGGTCGCCCTCGACCTGCGCCGCAGCCTGGCCGAGGGCGACGAGATGGACGACGAGCGCCTCGCCGAGATCGAGAAGCTCGTCCTCTCGCTGGCCTGA
- a CDS encoding VOC family protein, whose product MSVRLHHVQVGCPTGGEDDARRFWVEGLGMTEVAKPAPLAGRGGVWFRAYDGPAADGRVVAEVHVGVEDPCAPPRRAHPALLLDDEGALEATGERLRGLGFEVDDRERATFPGYLRLHARDAHGNRVELLAADPA is encoded by the coding sequence GTGAGCGTGCGGCTGCACCACGTCCAGGTCGGCTGCCCCACCGGCGGCGAGGACGACGCCCGCCGGTTCTGGGTCGAGGGCCTGGGGATGACCGAGGTCGCCAAGCCGGCGCCGCTGGCCGGTCGCGGCGGCGTCTGGTTCCGGGCGTACGACGGTCCCGCCGCCGACGGGCGCGTCGTCGCCGAGGTGCACGTGGGCGTCGAGGACCCCTGCGCGCCGCCCCGGCGGGCGCACCCGGCCCTGCTGCTCGACGACGAGGGGGCGCTGGAGGCGACCGGCGAGCGGCTCCGCGGGCTCGGTTTCGAGGTGGACGACCGGGAGCGGGCGACGTTCCCGGGCTACCTGCGCCTGCACGCGCGCGACGCCCACGGGAACCGCGTCGAGCTGCTGGCCGCCGACCCGGCCTGA
- a CDS encoding methyltransferase domain-containing protein, whose product MPLHTWDPDRYLTYADERGRPFVELVSRVGHEQPREVVDLGCGPGNLTALLAQRWPDAHVVGLDSSEAMVERARADQPDGPVDYEVGDVRAWSPPAPVDVVVSNAALQWVPGHLDLLGHLVAQVRPGGFLAMQVPGNFDQPSHVLREELAAEAAYAMFTAGAARPEAHDATTYLTALTALGCEVDAWETTYVHVLRGPDPVLTWVSATGARPTLEALPPDLRERFSAELGRRLAQAYPPVPGPDGEPVVLMPFRRVFAVAHVGAEL is encoded by the coding sequence GTGCCTCTCCACACCTGGGACCCCGACCGCTACCTGACCTACGCCGACGAGCGCGGCCGGCCCTTCGTGGAGCTGGTCTCGCGGGTCGGTCACGAGCAGCCGCGCGAGGTCGTCGACCTGGGCTGCGGGCCCGGCAACCTCACCGCTCTGCTGGCCCAGCGCTGGCCCGACGCGCACGTGGTCGGCCTGGACTCCAGCGAGGCCATGGTCGAGCGCGCCCGGGCCGACCAGCCCGACGGCCCGGTCGACTACGAGGTCGGCGACGTGCGCGCCTGGTCCCCCCCGGCGCCGGTCGACGTGGTCGTCAGCAACGCCGCGCTGCAGTGGGTGCCGGGCCACCTCGACCTGCTCGGTCACCTGGTGGCGCAGGTGCGGCCGGGCGGCTTCCTGGCGATGCAGGTGCCGGGGAACTTCGACCAGCCGAGCCACGTGCTGCGCGAGGAGCTCGCGGCGGAGGCGGCGTACGCGATGTTCACCGCCGGCGCCGCCCGGCCCGAGGCGCACGACGCCACCACCTACCTCACCGCCCTGACCGCGCTCGGCTGCGAGGTCGACGCCTGGGAGACCACCTACGTGCACGTGCTGCGCGGGCCGGACCCCGTCCTGACCTGGGTCAGCGCGACCGGCGCCCGCCCCACGCTCGAGGCGCTCCCGCCCGACCTGCGGGAGCGGTTCAGCGCCGAGCTGGGCCGGCGGCTCGCGCAGGCGTACCCGCCGGTGCCCGGGCCCGACGGCGAGCCGGTCGTGCTGATGCCGTTCCGCCGCGTCTTCGCCGTGGCGCACGTCGGGGCCGAGCTGTGA
- a CDS encoding MarR family winged helix-turn-helix transcriptional regulator: MRDEVDELVEAWARERADLDLTPVAVFSRITRLARHLDLARRRAFSARGIESWEFDVLAALRRAGEPYELSPGRLLRETLVTSGTMTNRVDRLTSRGYVERLPDPADRRGVLVRLTAEGRTAVDGAFTALLEAERALLADLGDADRDDLAAMLRRLLAPFDA; this comes from the coding sequence GTGAGGGACGAGGTCGACGAGCTGGTGGAGGCGTGGGCGCGCGAGCGCGCCGACCTCGACCTGACCCCGGTCGCCGTCTTCAGCCGGATCACCCGCCTGGCGCGTCACCTCGACCTGGCCCGCCGTCGCGCCTTCAGCGCCCGCGGGATCGAGTCGTGGGAGTTCGACGTGCTCGCGGCGCTGCGCCGCGCCGGGGAGCCGTACGAGCTCTCCCCCGGCCGGCTGCTGCGCGAGACGCTGGTGACGAGCGGGACGATGACCAACCGCGTCGACCGGCTGACCTCGCGTGGCTACGTCGAGCGGCTGCCCGACCCCGCCGACCGGCGCGGGGTGCTGGTGCGGCTGACCGCGGAGGGACGGACGGCCGTCGACGGGGCGTTCACCGCCCTGCTCGAGGCCGAGCGGGCGCTGCTGGCCGACCTCGGCGACGCCGACCGCGACGACCTCGCCGCGATGCTCCGCCGGCTGCTGGCCCCCTTCGACGCCTGA
- a CDS encoding ABC-F family ATP-binding cassette domain-containing protein: MASDNLLNLERVSKSYGVRPLLADVSLGVLAGERIGIVGRNGDGKTTLLEVMTAREEPDEGRVSRRRGLHTGYLHQGDELDEGATVREVVLGGRADHEWAADSRTREVVEVLLAGVSLDRLVQGLSGGERRRCALAALLLDEHDLLVLDEPTNHLDVEAVAWLAAHLARRSSALVVVTHDRWFLDEVCQWTWEVHDGVIDVYEGGYAAFVLAKAERSRQAASAEQRRQNLVRKELAWLRRGAPARTSKPKFRIDAATVLIEDEPPPRDTLALQRFAAQRLGKDVIDVEDVDLARGEKQLLRGATWRIGPGERIGVVGVNGAGKTSVLHLIAGSLAPQQGTVRHGRTVSLQHLTQHVDDLPAADRVLDTIEATARVTKTADGEITASAMLERFGFTGDKLTARIGDLSGGERRRFQLLRLLLSEPNVLLLDEPTNDLDIETLNVVEDFLDGWPGTLVVVSHDRYFLERVTDNVHALMGDGSIALLPRGVEEYLERRAADVRRESAAASALASAGAPVRALGGAEERVVRKNLERLERRLEKLTVQEAALSAELAAFAEANPDDYTGLGAINRRQQQVAAEKDAVEEEWLEAAEALG; the protein is encoded by the coding sequence ATGGCCTCCGACAACCTGCTCAACCTGGAACGCGTCTCCAAGTCCTACGGCGTGCGCCCGCTGCTGGCCGACGTCTCCCTCGGGGTGCTGGCCGGCGAGCGGATCGGCATCGTGGGGCGCAACGGGGACGGCAAGACCACCCTGCTCGAGGTGATGACCGCCCGCGAGGAGCCCGACGAGGGGCGCGTCTCGCGGCGGCGCGGCCTGCACACCGGCTACCTGCACCAGGGCGACGAGCTCGACGAGGGCGCGACCGTCCGCGAGGTCGTCCTCGGCGGTCGCGCCGACCACGAGTGGGCCGCCGACTCCCGCACCCGTGAGGTCGTCGAGGTGCTGCTGGCCGGGGTGTCGCTGGACCGCCTGGTCCAGGGCCTGTCCGGCGGGGAGCGCCGCCGCTGCGCGCTGGCCGCGCTGCTGCTCGACGAGCACGACCTGCTCGTCCTCGACGAGCCCACCAACCACCTCGACGTCGAGGCGGTGGCCTGGCTGGCCGCGCACCTGGCGCGCCGCAGCTCCGCGCTCGTCGTGGTCACCCACGACCGCTGGTTCCTCGACGAGGTCTGCCAGTGGACGTGGGAGGTCCACGACGGCGTCATCGACGTCTACGAGGGCGGGTACGCCGCGTTCGTGCTGGCCAAGGCCGAGCGCTCGCGCCAGGCCGCCTCGGCCGAGCAGCGCCGGCAGAACCTGGTCCGCAAGGAGCTGGCGTGGCTGCGGCGCGGCGCCCCGGCCCGGACCTCGAAGCCGAAGTTCCGCATCGACGCCGCCACCGTGCTGATCGAGGACGAGCCGCCGCCGCGCGACACCCTGGCCCTGCAGCGCTTCGCCGCCCAGCGCCTCGGCAAGGACGTGATCGACGTCGAGGACGTCGACCTCGCCCGCGGCGAGAAGCAGCTGCTGCGGGGCGCGACCTGGCGGATCGGGCCCGGGGAGCGGATCGGGGTGGTCGGGGTGAACGGCGCCGGCAAGACCTCGGTGCTGCACCTGATCGCCGGTTCCCTGGCGCCGCAGCAGGGCACGGTGCGCCACGGGCGCACGGTCTCGCTGCAGCACCTCACCCAGCACGTCGACGACCTGCCGGCCGCCGACCGGGTGCTCGACACCATCGAGGCCACCGCCCGGGTCACGAAGACGGCCGACGGCGAGATCACGGCGTCCGCGATGCTCGAGCGGTTCGGCTTCACCGGCGACAAGCTCACTGCCCGGATCGGCGACCTCTCCGGCGGGGAGCGGCGCCGCTTCCAGCTGCTGCGGCTGCTGCTCAGCGAGCCCAACGTGCTGCTGCTCGACGAGCCGACCAACGACCTCGACATCGAGACCCTCAACGTCGTGGAGGACTTCCTCGACGGCTGGCCGGGCACCCTGGTGGTCGTCTCGCACGACCGGTACTTCCTCGAGCGGGTCACCGACAACGTGCACGCGCTGATGGGCGACGGCAGCATCGCGCTGCTGCCGCGCGGGGTCGAGGAGTACCTCGAGCGGAGGGCGGCCGACGTACGCCGGGAGTCCGCCGCCGCGTCGGCCCTGGCCTCGGCCGGCGCCCCCGTCCGGGCCCTCGGCGGCGCGGAGGAGCGGGTGGTCCGCAAGAACCTGGAGCGCCTCGAGCGGCGACTGGAGAAGCTGACCGTGCAGGAGGCCGCGCTGTCGGCCGAGCTGGCCGCCTTCGCCGAGGCCAACCCCGACGACTACACCGGTCTCGGCGCCATCAACCGCCGCCAGCAGCAGGTGGCCGCCGAGAAGGACGCCGTCGAGGAGGAGTGGCTCGAGGCTGCCGAAGCCCTCGGATGA
- a CDS encoding 4-(cytidine 5'-diphospho)-2-C-methyl-D-erythritol kinase, with translation MTRPVIRHVPDHVEGAITVRSPAKINLHLGVGARRADGYHALTTVYHAVGLYDDLVVTPAEQWKLTLTAAGHVDTDQVPGGDDNIVARAAALFAERAPERVRGRSANVHITKEIPVAGGMAGGSADAAAALVALDRLWGLHTSDEDLVALAGELGSDVPFALFGGTALGTGRGEVVDPVPDEGPWWWVVVPSEEGLSTPEVYAHFDRLSPDAPAEPAYPTELLAALAARDAVRLGAALRNDLQEAACDLRPELGDVIAAGEAAGAVRGILSGSGPTCVFLCTSGDHARDVAATLAADHPVVLVANGPVAGTHLLEYA, from the coding sequence GTGACCCGCCCCGTGATCCGCCACGTCCCCGACCACGTCGAGGGCGCGATCACCGTGCGTTCGCCCGCCAAGATCAACCTCCACCTCGGCGTGGGCGCGCGGCGCGCCGACGGCTACCACGCGCTGACCACCGTCTACCACGCCGTCGGCCTCTACGACGACCTCGTGGTGACGCCGGCCGAGCAGTGGAAGCTGACCCTGACCGCGGCCGGCCACGTCGACACCGACCAGGTGCCCGGGGGCGACGACAACATCGTGGCCCGCGCCGCCGCGCTGTTCGCCGAGCGCGCCCCCGAGCGCGTCCGCGGCCGGTCGGCGAACGTCCACATCACCAAGGAGATCCCGGTCGCCGGGGGGATGGCCGGCGGCTCCGCCGACGCCGCCGCGGCCCTGGTGGCCCTGGACCGGCTCTGGGGCCTGCACACCAGCGACGAGGACCTGGTCGCGCTGGCCGGCGAGCTCGGCAGCGACGTCCCGTTCGCGCTGTTCGGCGGCACGGCGCTGGGCACCGGGCGGGGCGAGGTCGTCGACCCGGTCCCCGACGAGGGTCCCTGGTGGTGGGTGGTCGTGCCGAGCGAGGAGGGCCTGTCCACGCCCGAGGTCTACGCCCACTTCGACCGGCTGAGCCCGGACGCACCGGCCGAGCCGGCGTACCCGACCGAGCTGCTCGCCGCCCTCGCCGCGCGCGACGCCGTACGCCTCGGGGCGGCGCTGCGCAACGACCTGCAGGAGGCCGCCTGCGACCTGCGTCCCGAGCTCGGCGACGTGATCGCCGCCGGGGAGGCCGCCGGCGCGGTCCGCGGCATCCTGTCCGGGTCCGGGCCGACCTGCGTGTTCCTGTGCACCTCCGGCGACCACGCCCGCGACGTCGCGGCCACCCTGGCCGCCGACCACCCCGTCGTCCTGGTGGCCAACGGACCGGTGGCCGGCACCCACCTGCTCGAGTACGCCTGA
- the rsmA gene encoding 16S rRNA (adenine(1518)-N(6)/adenine(1519)-N(6))-dimethyltransferase RsmA has product MTTPPAGPRLLGPAEVRQLADRLDLRPTKQRGQNFVIDPNTVRRIVREAGVGPDDVVVEVGPGLGSLTLALLDVVRHVVAVELDDRLAGLLAETVADRAPDHADRLAVVHADALRVDALPGPPPTALVANLPYNVSVPVLLHLLALLPSLEKGLVMVQAEVADRLAARPGSKAYGVPSVKAAWYADVRRAGSVGRSVFWPAPNVDSGLVAWTRRDPPATTATRQQVFAVVDAAFAQRRKALRGALRPLAEAAGRDAGDLDAALRGAGVDPLARGEQLEVGTFAALAEGLLVVPGDRPRPADHP; this is encoded by the coding sequence ATGACCACACCGCCCGCCGGGCCGAGACTCCTCGGCCCGGCGGAGGTGCGTCAGCTCGCCGACCGGCTCGACCTGCGCCCCACCAAGCAGCGCGGCCAGAACTTCGTGATCGACCCGAACACCGTGCGACGCATCGTGCGCGAGGCCGGCGTCGGCCCCGACGACGTGGTGGTCGAGGTCGGCCCCGGGCTGGGGTCGCTGACCCTGGCCCTGCTCGACGTCGTACGCCACGTGGTCGCCGTCGAGCTCGACGACCGCCTCGCCGGGCTGCTGGCCGAGACCGTCGCCGACCGGGCGCCCGACCACGCCGACCGGCTCGCGGTCGTGCACGCCGACGCGCTGCGGGTCGACGCCCTGCCCGGCCCGCCCCCGACGGCGCTGGTGGCCAACCTGCCCTACAACGTCTCCGTGCCGGTCCTGCTGCACCTGCTCGCGCTGCTGCCGAGCCTGGAGAAGGGCCTGGTGATGGTCCAGGCCGAGGTCGCCGACCGGTTGGCGGCGCGCCCGGGCTCCAAGGCGTACGGCGTCCCGTCGGTCAAGGCCGCGTGGTACGCCGACGTCCGCCGCGCGGGGTCCGTCGGCCGGTCGGTCTTCTGGCCGGCGCCCAACGTCGACTCCGGGCTGGTGGCCTGGACCCGACGCGACCCCCCGGCCACGACCGCCACGCGGCAGCAGGTCTTCGCCGTCGTGGACGCCGCGTTCGCGCAGCGGCGCAAGGCGTTGCGGGGTGCGCTCCGGCCGCTGGCCGAGGCGGCCGGTCGTGACGCCGGCGACCTCGACGCGGCCCTGCGCGGCGCCGGGGTCGACCCGCTCGCCCGCGGCGAGCAGCTCGAGGTGGGCACCTTCGCGGCCCTGGCCGAGGGACTCCTGGTCGTCCCGGGCGACCGTCCGCGCCCCGCCGACCACCCCTGA